A single Cannabis sativa cultivar Pink pepper isolate KNU-18-1 chromosome 7, ASM2916894v1, whole genome shotgun sequence DNA region contains:
- the LOC133039766 gene encoding uncharacterized protein LOC133039766, giving the protein MSRPDPSPPRTTEAPAPSPPRSTKSPAPLHGVRTSSHPPPRTTQTEMAKSSKVPRLLLPVSEHYTGRVTWRGGSYYYPKVKAKFVQMQLLERVKEESPFNNFFEREPLAFSGALIHQLFMHKIKSDKDDEVHFYIAKKRCRFGRTEFALVIGLNLLRGPTEAEVSERATSDRLIVEYFNGDPSISIGRLRIVFESCTEKDDCYKLGLVLFVMGVLTGKEEKTPVPPFIIRMVEDLPFYYNYPWGKISFNLLKDTWSKEFVQKKKHMDEKIEKGTTQKESKYSAYGYVVALQYWAYESILELAEKFAIRRSHRFPRMVNWESKDAPLGKEELTVYSVLCPRSNEAEFLSHVTGGEAPLFVDMEELVIGNDGQPTQDSLRSQASKLALTLEQRAEEAGIFRDDTPPHSPPSGAPASIPSTSQPQVPISSAILARLERVEKEQLALKQGQTDILKGQIEIMGYLKTLLALMGDQRRPSAEAEPQPDAVSPGDEFILPNDYRPNDVEDVLQTPQNMSVTSIGDTQDSEVQVLETVPTPVEKRTKKRPRWFDEYTEMKKKMKPSTTNVNVDPLRPVDEKLLHSFRNWLVGTIGNKYPRDVFTGLCGVAWFSTLNTDKLWLSDDHLDAAFHMMRRRQHFFPELYPRKCTVMPSWFTSSLRGRWDAWKSNTDHDGFVWDESILELLRGDPNQFLPSWKGMECIYMAMFLNGQKHWIAMEVNLELWKIFLFDSSLGSLTKDELNSLMDVWCPLLAKLVDQCGVCDTHYMVMVPQMTASESQVRPFDWDIMDNKVVPQTKSSGDCGMYVIEHIEHKLLDLPFDGVHDQHMSLFRLRWAVDLFYQNLA; this is encoded by the exons ATGAGCAGACCCGACCCCTCTCCACCTCGTACGACCGAAGCCCCAGCCCCCTCTCCACCGCGCAGCACCAAATCTCCAGCCCCCCTCCACGGCGTACGAACGTCCAGCCACCCTCCACCGCGTACGACCCAAACGGAAATGGCCAAG tCTTCCAAAGTTCCACGACTTTTACTGCCAGTGTCTGAACATTACACTGGTCGTGTTACTTGGCGGGGCGGTAGTTACTATTACCCCAAAGTAAAAGCCAAGTTTGTACAAATGCAGTTGTTGGAAAGGGTGAAGGAGGAATCCCCTTTCAACAATTTTTTTGAGAGAGAGCCATTAGCGTTTTCAGGTGCTCTTATCCATCAGCTCTTCATGCATAAGATAAAATCAGATAAAGATGATGAGGTGCATTTTTATATTGCAAAGAAGAGATGCCGATTCGGCCGAACTGAGTTTGCCTTGGTGATTGGGCTTAATTTGTTACGTGGACCGACTGAGGCTGAGGTTTCGGAGAGGGCGACGTCAGACCGTTTGATAGTAGAATATTTTAATGGGGATCCATCTATCAGCATTGGTCGTCTGCGCATCGTCTTTGAGAGCTGCACTGAGAAGGATGATTGTTACAAGTTGGGTTTGGTGCTGTTCGTGATGGGTGTTCTGACTGGGAAAGAAGAGAAGACCCCGGTTCCCCCATTTATCATTAGAATGGTTGAGGACCTCCCTTTTTACTACAATTACCCGTGGGGGAAAATTTCTTTCAACTTGTTGAAAGATACTTGGAGTAAGGAGTTCGTACAAAAGAAAAAGCATATGGATGAGAAGATTGAGAAGGGAACGACTCAGAAGGAGTCAAAGTATTCGGCCTATGGATATGTTGTAGCATTGCAGTATTGGGCTTATGAGTCCATCCTCGAGCTTGCTGAGAAATTTGCAATCAGAAGATCGCATCGCTTTCCCCGAATGGTGAACTGGGAGAGTAAGGATGCCCCACTCGGGAAAGAGGAA TTGACAGTGTACTCCGTTTTATGTCCGCGGAGTAATGAGGCCGAGTTTTTGAGCCACGTCACTGGAGGTGAGGCGCCTCTATTTGTGGATATGGAGGAATTGGTTATTGGCAATGATGGCCAGCCTACTCAGGATAGTTTGCGCAGCCAAGCTTCAAAGCTTGCACTCACGCTAGAACAGCGAGCGGAGGAAGCTGGAATCTTCAGAGATGATACACCACCACATTCTCCACCATCAGGGGCCC CCGCATCTATTCCCAGCACCTCACAGCCTCAGGTGCCAATATCTTCTGCCATATTGGCAAGATTGGAGCGTGTTGAAAAGGAACAGCTTGCTTTGAAGCAAGGCCAGACTGATATTTTGAAAGGGCAGATTGAGATAATGGGTTACTTGAAGACCCTATTGGCTCTTATGGGAGATCAGAGAAGGCCCAGCGCAGAGGCAGAGCCACAGCCAGACGCCGTGTCTCCAGGAGATGAGTTCATTCTTCCGAATGATTACAGACCTAATGATGTGGAAGATGTACTCCAGACACCTCAGAACATGTCGGTCACGTCCATTGGAGATACCCAAGATTCAGAGGTTCAGGTTTTAGAGACCGTTCCAACACCGGTGGAGAAGAGAACGAAGAAAAGGCCAAGGTGGTTTGACGAGTACaccgaaatgaagaagaagatgaagccaTCAACAACCAATGTGAATGTTGACCCACTTCGGCCCGTTGATGAGAAGCTACTACATAGTTTTCGAAATTGGTTAGTGGGAACCATCGGAAACAAGTATCCGAGGGACGTCTTCACCGGTCTGTGTGGCGTGGCTTGGTTCTCGACCCTAAATACAGACAAACTATGGCTTTCTGATGAC CATTTGGATGCTGCTTTCCATATGATGAGGAGGAGGCAACACTTCTTCCCGGAGTTGTACCCACGTAAGTGTACTGTCATGCCATCTTGGTTTACCTCATCGTTGAGGGGTCGGTGGGATGCTTGGAAGAGCAATACTGACCATGATGGTTTTGTTTGGGATGAGTCCATCTTGGAACTCCTTCGTGGGGATCCAAACCAATTTTTGCCTTCTTGGAAGGGTATGGAGTGCATATACATGGCCATGTTCTTGAACGGACAGAAACATTGGATCGCTATGGAGGTCAATCTTGAGTTGTGGAAGATATTCCTCTTCGATTCGAGTCTTGGATCTCTAACGAAAGACGAACTGAATTCGCTTATGGATGTGTGGTGCCCTTTACTAGCCAAATTGGTGGACCAGTGTGGTGTATGTGACACTCATTACATGGTGATGGTCCCTCAAATGACAGCCTCCGAAAGCCAGGTCAGACCCTTCGACTGGGATATAATGGACAATAAAGTTGTACCTCAGACAAAATCGAG CGGCGATTGTGGAATGTACGTCATAGAGCATATTGAGCATAAGTTATTGGATCTACCATTCGATGGAGTACATGATCAGCATATGTCGCTCTTTCGCCTGAGATGGGCAGTAGATTTATTCTACCAGAACTTGGCATGA
- the LOC133039767 gene encoding uncharacterized protein LOC133039767, which translates to MEEDLALHFEKGRFLNVDSCGPYTLQVHPGRTVLTGGVVDLQEKSCTCGLFQCMKFPCPHACAASQERSISVYTLCSPYYTTEYWRRTYEGTIMPVGDEDDWELPDDIKNMTVGVPVEKQPVGRPKKQKVGRIKNNRTACNGERIIKSRKCSKCGAKGHNRSTCTYRGLT; encoded by the coding sequence atggaggaggacttggcattgcattttgaaaaaggtCGGTTTTTGAACGTTGACTCATGCGGGCCTTACACGTTGCAGGTTCACCCTGGAAGAACAGTTCTCACCGGTGGCGTAGTGGACTTGCAGGAAAAGAGTTGCACTTGCGGCTTGTTCCAGTGCATGAAGTTTCCTTGTCCTCATGCATGTGCTGCATCTCAAGAGCGAAGTATTAGCGTGTACACACTATGCTCGCCATATTACACAACAGAATATTGGAGGAGAACATACGAAGGAACAATTATGCCagttggtgacgaggatgattgggaatTGCCTGATGACATAAAGAACATGACAGTTGGAGTGCCTGTTGAGAAGCAACCAGTAGGGCGACCCAAGAAGCAAAAGGTTGGAAGAATTAAGAACAACCGAACTGCTTGTAATGGTGAAAGGATTATCAAATCACGAAAATGTAGCAAGTGCGGTGCCAAGGGACACAACAGAAGCACTTGCACCTATCGAGGTTTaacataa